The DNA region TCCCACAAGTctcaaatctatatataatattactGCTGATGCTCTTTTCCTTGCACCAGGGGGTGACCTTGTTAACATTGGCTACAACCATTCCTAGCATGAGGCCCCCTTTATGCGATAGCTACAGAAATCAACAACATCTGTGCATTGAGGCCAATGGCCAGCAACTGGCTATGCTCTATGCTGCACTCTATATCATAGCACTGGGTGGCGGAGGAATAAAATCCAATGTCTCCGGCTTTGGATCCGATCAATTTGATCAGAATGATCCCAAGGAAGAAAAAGCCATGATCTTCTTCTTCAATAGGTTCTATTTTGGCATTAGCATTGGGTCCTTATTCTCTGTAATAGTGCTTGTGTACATACAGGATAACGTGGGAAGAGGGTGGGGGTATGGAATTTCAGCAGGGACAATGGTCATAGCTGTTGCTGTATTACTCTGTGGGACACCATGGTACCGATTTAAGAGGCCTCAAGGGAGCCCTTTAACTGTAATATGGAGGGTACTAATCTTGGCATGGAAGAAGAGGGGTCATCCATATCCTTCTCACCCCAGCCTTTTGAATGAGTACCAAAGCTCCAGGGTTCCACACACTGAGAAGTTCAAGTAAGTATACCTTCCCAGcagttaaaacttaaataataataataataataatgaagtgACACCATAATTGATAATTCAGGCCTTTAGCATCTTTCTAACTGATTTTGGagtaaataaaattatacatcATGTGTAACTTATATGGTATCTAAGAACTGAAAATTGctgaactttttcttttaagaatattaagtattttaatacaCACAGGAAAGAGGAGAAAATCTTTAAAAAGTGTATATTCAAAAGAAATTGACATTGCTGAACTTGATAGAACTTTACAAGTCATTTCATATCCCATCTGCAATCAAAACAGGTATGAATTCTTGGGtaatattttcatgattttaacaacaataattttcCTGTGCATGTGAATGGTTAGATGTCTGGACAAGGCTGCAATCCTGGATGGTTTTGCCGGTGccattgaaaacaaaaacaaccctTGGCTAGTATCAACTGTGACCCAAGTTGAAGAGGTGAAAATGGTACTAAAGCTGATTCCCATCTGGTCGACATGCATCCTCTTCTGGACAGTCTACTCTCAAATGACTACCTTCACCATAGAGCAAGCCACCTTCATGAACCGTAAAATAGGCTCCTTTGATATTCCTTCGGGTTCTTTCTCAACTTTTCTCTTCATTACCATTCTCCTTTTTACTTCCCTAAATGAGAAACTCTTTGTCCCTCTTGCTCGAAAAATCACCCACAAAGTCCAAGGAATAACAAGCCTTCAAAGGATTGGGATTGGGCTCATTTTCTCAATAGCAGCCATGGTTGCTGCTGCAGTTATTGAGAAACAAAGGAGGGAAATTGCAGTTCAACAGAATCACAAAATACGTGCTTTCTGGCTAGTACCTCAGTACTTTCTAGTGGGTGCTGGAGAAGCTTTTGTCTATGTTGGACAACTTGAATTTTTCATCAGAGAGGCACCAGAGAGGATGAAATCCATGAGCACAGGGCTTTTCCTAAGCACCATCTCCATGGGTTTCTTTGTTAGCAGTTTGTTGGTGTCTATTGTGGAAAAAGTGACCAACAAGAGCTGGCTCAGAAGCGATTTAAATATGGGAAAGTTAGACAACTTTTACTGGCTGCTTGCAGTGCTCGGATTACTGAacttcttaatttttcttaccTTTGCAATGAGACACCAGTACAAAGTACAGCAGCATATTAGCACTTGTGACAATGGGGAAAAGGAGCTTAAGACTTCAAATGGTCTTACAATTGATAAAACAGAAGAGGTGAGTATTTAGGCAATGGAGGGACCCTAGCATGTATGTATGCTTTCAAGGGACCTGTAGTACTATTTGGTCCCAGATATTGTTAAATCAATGTGTTTCATAATCATAAATCATCACATGGTAATTGGTCATTTGATCCCTATTAAATATTTTGTGATTATGAAAA from Castanea sativa cultivar Marrone di Chiusa Pesio chromosome 6, ASM4071231v1 includes:
- the LOC142639125 gene encoding protein NRT1/ PTR FAMILY 6.4; amino-acid sequence: MVLVVTHGDKDGANDGTVVDFRGNPVDKSKTGGWLAAGLILATELSERICVMGISMNLVTYLVAILHIPSAKSATIVTNFMGTLNLLGLLGGFLADAKLGRYLAVATFGAITALGVTLLTLATTIPSMRPPLCDSYRNQQHLCIEANGQQLAMLYAALYIIALGGGGIKSNVSGFGSDQFDQNDPKEEKAMIFFFNRFYFGISIGSLFSVIVLVYIQDNVGRGWGYGISAGTMVIAVAVLLCGTPWYRFKRPQGSPLTVIWRVLILAWKKRGHPYPSHPSLLNEYQSSRVPHTEKFKCLDKAAILDGFAGAIENKNNPWLVSTVTQVEEVKMVLKLIPIWSTCILFWTVYSQMTTFTIEQATFMNRKIGSFDIPSGSFSTFLFITILLFTSLNEKLFVPLARKITHKVQGITSLQRIGIGLIFSIAAMVAAAVIEKQRREIAVQQNHKIRAFWLVPQYFLVGAGEAFVYVGQLEFFIREAPERMKSMSTGLFLSTISMGFFVSSLLVSIVEKVTNKSWLRSDLNMGKLDNFYWLLAVLGLLNFLIFLTFAMRHQYKVQQHISTCDNGEKELKTSNGLTIDKTEEVSI